The following is a genomic window from Rhodoferax sp. PAMC 29310.
GAAGGACAAGTGGATTGCCCGGGTTTCGGTGTCATTGAAAACCAGCACGCCTGTACTGAAAGGCAACGGCGACGCAATCCAAAGCTGAAACACAGACCAGGCAATCGCCACATACAGTAAAAAGCGGCTCATGACGGGGCCGGGGGAGCGCGCGCCAATGTCGTTTTCAGCAACCAGTTTATTAACATCAGCGTCGGCCGCCGCCGTGCTTGCAGTTTTCGTGTTCATGGGCACCTCTTTTCTCGGTAACTTTTTATTGTTCTGTTCATCGAAAGCAAAAAGCTCTGACGAGTCAGAGCTTTTTGCGGCTTCAGTCAAATTGACTTCAGCAAACCGGACTTACATCCAGCCTTTTTCTTTGTAGTACTTCAAAGCGCCAGGGTGAAGCGGCGCAGACAAACCATCCTTGATCATGTTTTTTGGGTCCAGATGGGCAAAAGCGGGATGCAACTTCTTAAAGTCGTCAAAATTCTCGAAAACGGCTTTTGTCAACTCGTAAACAGTGGCATCAGGCACCTTGGCCGATGTCACAAACGACGCCAACACGCCATAGGTAGGTGTTGGGTTAGGGTGACCCGCGTACAAGCCACCAGGAATATTGACCTTGGCGTAGAAGCTGTTGTCTTTGACCAACTTGTCAACCACCGGGCCGGTCAAAGGAACCAGCTTGGCACCACAGGTGGTGACGGGGTCCTGAATGTTGGCGGAAGGGTGGCCCACGCCATAGAAAAAGCCGTCGATCTTGTTGTCGCACAAAGCGGCGCCATGCTCGTCCGCCTTCAGCTCTGAGGCCAGACCGAAGTCACTGATCTTCCACTTCATGCCTTCAAGGAACTGGTCCATCGCCGCGCGCGTGCCAGAACCTGGGTTGCCAACATTGAAACGAGTGCCTTTGAAGTCTTCGAATTTGGTGATGTTGGCTTCCTTGCGCGCCAACACGGTGAAGGGCTCAGGGTGAATGGAGAACACCGCACGCAAATCGCTGTGCTTGCCGTCTTTCTCAAACTGCTGCTTGCCATTGACCGCGTTGTATTGCACGTCGGACTGGGCCACGCCAAAGTCCAACTCACCGGCCTTGATCGTGTTGACATTCACCACGGAGCCACCGGTCGACTCGACCGAGCAACGAATGCCGTGGCGGGCACGGTCTTTGTTGACCAAACGGCAGATGGAGCCGCCGGCCGCGTAGTACACGCCAGTCACACCGCCGGTGCCAATGGTCATGAATTTTTGCTGCGCCTGTGCAGTGCCGACAGGGGCAACCATGGCTATAGCTGCAGCAATCAGGCTCAAGCCAGATGCGGAAGATTTCAGGAAAGTACTCATAGTGACTCCTTGTTGTTCAGGATGGAAAGGCTCGCGCCTTTA
Proteins encoded in this region:
- a CDS encoding TAXI family TRAP transporter solute-binding subunit, whose translation is MSTFLKSSASGLSLIAAAIAMVAPVGTAQAQQKFMTIGTGGVTGVYYAAGGSICRLVNKDRARHGIRCSVESTGGSVVNVNTIKAGELDFGVAQSDVQYNAVNGKQQFEKDGKHSDLRAVFSIHPEPFTVLARKEANITKFEDFKGTRFNVGNPGSGTRAAMDQFLEGMKWKISDFGLASELKADEHGAALCDNKIDGFFYGVGHPSANIQDPVTTCGAKLVPLTGPVVDKLVKDNSFYAKVNIPGGLYAGHPNPTPTYGVLASFVTSAKVPDATVYELTKAVFENFDDFKKLHPAFAHLDPKNMIKDGLSAPLHPGALKYYKEKGWM